Below is a window of Xiphophorus maculatus strain JP 163 A chromosome 19, X_maculatus-5.0-male, whole genome shotgun sequence DNA.
GCTTTAAATTTGCTCAACAgttctttttaaagttatttttgtcttatttcaagtggactaaaatatctgcactagaaactagactgaaaatatttggtaatattttgtggttttgcagtaaaaatacCTAATTTATTACAGTCCAtcagagtttttcttcttctttgttgtaTATGCGGATGGCTTTTgactgtagcagtctgtatcaCAGCCACTCTGATGGAAGCTTCTGACTGTCCTCCCTGCTTTTTCTTGCAGAGCACCAGCACAGAGTGAAACGAGAAGATCACGACCACAGGAAGAACACCTGCCCGCTGCTGCTGGTAGCAGATTACCGCTTCTTCGAACACATGGGCCGCGGCCAAGAAAGCACCACCGTCAACTACCTGGTGGGACATCCTcaattattctgctttttatttcccCTAATCTGCAGGAAAACATTATATTTGGTATttatcagtccctccaggaagCTACaatctcaattttcttttcttttttttgtaatttgtatctttattaacttaaattaacgtttaaaaacaaaatggcttcctgGAAAACTGGTCATCTTCCAACGTGTTTGGTTTGAGAGAGTAAGCCATTTTTCGAAGGCGTGCATTGTATAGTGGCGGTTTTTGATGTGGACTGTTGCCCAGGGCGACATCAGAAAGGGGCGGAGCAGccaagaactagaaaataaaatatagatttttatggTAGTTGTATCCTGAACAAATTTGCTTCTATTTGTAAGCATGTCTAGTGGATTATATTTCCCTCAGTTATTCTAATTACCTGCTTTCtgctacaaaaaagaaaatctgataaTTGCTTGCATTTTCATTGGTTGGAGTGCAGCAGAAGGACGGAGTTGCTCAAGGAAAGAACCTGCACAACCTCgtgcatttttatatttcaagctAACAAAGTTAGgcattaatcgtgattaatctgatttacCTTTTTTAGTCAATTGATGGCACTAATTTCTACATGAAATATCTTCTTTTGGGGGGAACAATATGTGCagcaattttgacttttttgtaagatttttgaaaaatctgtaattttagGTGGCAACaatctcccccccccccaaaaaaaaaaacatgtttcaacaTCCTGGAGGGAATGATTTATGTCCTGATCAGTgcgttttgttatttttgtgtccCAGATTGAGCTGATGGATCGAGTTGATGACATTTATAGAAACACAACCTGGAATAAGGAGTTTACAGGCTACGGAGTCCAGATCCAGCAGGTATGCagctcagttgttttttttttccaccgtGCAGCACTGTCGCTTTAAACACTTGTTGTCTCAGCTGCATAATATCTTCGTTTTATGCAGCATCACTCCCGGAAACCCGGCTCAGAATTAAAAGGCTGTTTAGTGTGTGAACAGCAATTTCAGGAGGAGCTCTGAGCTTTTAATGCACCCCTGAGGGGCAGATTAATTTGCTCTGTGAATGAATAGAAACTCTGTTTTGTTACTGTAAGTCTGGCGCGTTCTCATAGTAGAATTGTCTTTTTTGTATTCTGACTCGTAGATGTGAAGAACCGCAGTCTAACCCAGAATATGTCACTGAATGAATGGATTCTTTGTCCgttttaatcttgttttctgtgttgcCATAGTTCTCTGGTAGGTTATTTCTGGGAATCCACTGGATGATGtgatggaagaaacattttagagaGAAGGATTTATGGCATCGGTTCTGATTAGTAATCCTGAATTATGTGTTTGTTAGCTATGACTGCATCTGTCCTCATAAAAAGTCTAATCTTTTAAAGATTGTTCTGATTCACAAATAATTTTCTCcttattaaagtttcattaCACATTTAATGCAGCCAGGATGTTATTTAGCACCAATCAAAATTAATTACACTTagtcaaaacaaacaggaatATAATTGAGAATTTAACTATCGAAAGCCtgataaaagaaatttaatgtgtaacaaaaataatgtttgtcagccagttatattttacatttaaaaatgttcaattacaGTAGACCTTATAGccaattagttatttttaattaattaatttataaatgtagaacagtttttattttggcatctgatgtaatattctaatggtaaatgtatttttttcatctgctgaaagaagaaaatcatccaaattaacagaaataaaagcaaacactgTGTGTAATTCATCTAAATAATGGTGACTTAAACAAACTCCAATAAGATTACCTGAATATAACTGTGCGCTACATTTTCTAAGTTGTTCTTACTTGTTTGGTTTGTGTTGCCAGATCATCATTAATAAAGATCCAACGCAGCCGCCCCACAACGCCGGTTCTGGATGGGTCCATTATAACATGAAGAACAGCCCTGTGAAGGACCAGGATGTCTGGGACGTGAAGAAGCTTCTGGAGGTGGGAACCAAACGCGCTCCATCGACATATATCGATAACTTTGGATcgcatttaaaatgtgaaatctaaaaaactttaattgtgattattgaattaatcagattaatcgattattgaaataattgtcaactaatttagtaggtgattaatcattaactgaactaaacagactcaaaaaagattatttgctgaaagaacaacaaagtCGGAGCAGTAATTAATCCaaaatggtacaaaaaaaatcattttaagataggaaatcaaattttttgtaaattttttgtaaatcaaaaaaaattatctgcacATTAGCCATTCGCTGTATTGATAAATTGAGCAGAAAGAGCTTACATTTTCACGTTGATTTTTAGTTGGAAGCATTTTTTAGCAgcagatgcatcttttgctacaaatgatcaagctaacactaaagaaatgcaaagcaacaaaatgcctattttattattttttaaaaagaaattcaatcatttatttgcatttttttgtgtatttctaatattgtatgaaATAAGCTGTAGCTAAATGAAAAGTCTGCAGAATGtggccatttttatttatccagtTAACTGATTATTGCTATAATTGATAGAAAACAATTGACTATGGAGGGACATTTCAAAAAATGATTATAAAACTGGAATGTCTTCCTCTTATGATTCACTATCTTTGCGTCCAACAGCAATTCAGCTCAGATATCGCCGATGCCGCCTCCAAAGTGTGTCTGGCTCACCTGTTCACCTACCAGGATTTCGACAAGGGGACGCTGGGCCTGGCCTACGTCGCCCCTCCCAGAGCTCATCCCCTCGGTGGCATCTGCTCAGAAGGCAAGTCGGTTCTGTTTCACATTTACATCTTGAGTGACAAAGTTGGTGTTGATCCTGAGacatttctttggtttttgttaCGCTTTTAGCTTACTACCCGTCTCACACCGCCAAGAAGCCCAGTTACCTCAACACAGGCCTGACCAGCACCAAGAACTATGGCAAAACTATTCTCACAAAGGTCTGTTATGCTTTtctgctgactttttttttgtttgttttaaacttctatcatttgaaatttaaaattttttgggGCTGcggaaagttttttttgttttcgtctaggttctagtgcaaatatctacgtacacctgaaataaggcaaaactaacccACAAGTAActtcagcaaaatataagagcttgttttcagtcagtaattccttaacattgacgGAAAAAGTACTTATTCCACTGGTAGattgttttacttataacatCGAAAAAATGTAGtgtaataagttaaataatctaccaggaaaactataattttttcATCCgaattaaagaattatttatttaaaacaaactcttctattgctaaaatgttacttctaagttagttttctcttatttcaagtgtactaatatatttgcactaaagctaaagaaaatacttggtaaaataatgtgttttttcagtgtaaattttctaattaacaaaaagaagccgcattttcatttatttcatttttaaccacatgttttcctccactgatGGCCTGATTGCTCTGCAGGAAGCGGACCTGGTGACCACTCATGAGCTGGGCCATAACTTCGGAGCAGAACACGACCCCGACAACAACGACTGCGCTCCCAGCGACGAGAAAGGCGGCAAGTTTGTCATGTACCCCATAGCTGTCAGCGGAGATCATGACAACAACAAGGTACATCACAGCTCTGTAATCCCACAAGCTATCAACTCAGAGACTGAATACATCTGTATCCTCATAAATGGGctccacttttattttaaatcctatTGTGTTGTGAAAAAGTTGTAGGAGTATAAACACTTCTGCTAGCCACTGCGTGTCCGAGTCCATTTCACTGgtttaaatttctttcaaaacgTTTCAAAAAGCTAGACTGCTGAGTCGTGTTTGTTCCTGTGAAATATGACACATAGAAATGTTAACAGCCTCCTCCACTATTGGCCTCCACAGCACTTTGCAGGCAGAATCACGTTTCCTTACGGTCGCCTGCTATCTGATAACCCTGCACAAGCTGAGGGTTTTGGTATCGACTTCGaattcttcagtgttttttcctGAAACGTTTCAAGAAAGACGAAAGACTGGATTAGCCTGTGGAGACTCTGATGTATCAGTTTCAAGTCAGGACGTGCCTGAACTGTTGCAGAGACGTTAATGGACGGATGGAAACAGTGGTAGAAATTATCAAACGTTTTAGCAGGGTGGCacatttttcaaaggttttaattAAACGTATGGGCTGATTTTTGGTGAAAGTGGCATAATGATGAAGAACGAGAGCAACCTTCTctatttttgttagtttaagAGCGGCTTCTCTCTTTTGTGGGGCCTGCCTCTTTTTGAAACAAACCCAAAGCAGAGTTCAAGCCATGGGTGGAGATAAGAATTATTCTATAAGTTGAGTTTGTGGCATTTGACAATCTGAGCCACTCCATAATTAACatcagtaattaaaaaaatactaatagagagcaacaaaaatcaatttgatttaacaaattttaatcaTTAGTTCACAAAGAGTACAGAATGTTGATTGAgagcgctaagccccgcctcctggctctggttggttgtttttgaccgggagCTGTGCATTTTCCCAGACTGCAATAGTAGCAccaggaagaggtggaggagctcgatttatttgtaattcttttcacagattatctgtctcattccagcctgtcacaacatggtgacagttttaataaatatgaaaaaacatatttttgtaaaagttacatactgcagctttaagtttagacctaatgttttttaaatcagtccCTGAGCATAAACATCAACAGGAAATGTAGCAAAATTACAGGGGAATGTCAGAAAattgtttaaacataaattgtttttgtcaatttaatAACCGCTTTACTATATTTGcacaaataatacattaaattgTAGCTCTAAATTTGACTTGTTGTCTCTTCCTTCCCCTAAGCGTTTCTCCAGATGCAGCAGAGACTCGGTGGCAAAGACGTTGAGCCTGAAGGCTTCGAAATGCTTCAAGGAGAGGAACAGTAAAGTTTGTGGGAACTCCAGAGTGGAGGAAGGAGAAGACTGTGATCCTGGGCTCCTACATCTCATCAATGACAGCTGTTGCACTCCAGATTGCAAGTTCAAACCTGGTGCTATTTGCAGGTAAGTTATCATAAAAGTTTAATCTTCAGAAGAGCCTGTGGCAGTGGGATAAACTTTGTGTCTCCACAGCGACAGAAACAGCCCCTGCTGCAGGAAATGCCGGTATGAGGCAGCAAGAACAAAGTGCCAGGAGCCCATCAGTGCCACCTGTAAAGGGATGTCTTTCTGCACAGGTGATCGCCTCCTGCTGGTCTCACCGTGGAACTGCAGCATTCACATCCCAGCTGTGGTacaatattttgtgtaaaattatgtttattaacCATTTCCTTCTTTTCACAGGTAACAGCAGCGATTGTCCGCCGCCTGAAAATGCTCCTGACAACACGGTGTGTGTGGACAAAGGCCGCTGTCGCAACGGAGAGTGCAACCCGTTTTGCGAGGCGGAGCAGAAACTACAGTCATGCGCCTGCAACGgtaaatgtttgatttgagTTCAGTAAAAACACGGTGGCTAAAAATGTGAGTTAAATGTTACTGtaccattattattaataattaattcttCATTAATAGTCATTATACCCAAGTCTGAGTAacttaaatcaaattttctCTGCTCTCATTTAGAGGTTATATTTAGATTAACATATTTGCATCTGCttgcttgtttatttgtttacttccatccatccatccatccatcttcttccgcttatccgaggtcgggtcgcgggggtagcagcttcagaagggaggcccagacttccctctccccagccacttcttctagctcctccgggggaatcccgaggcgttcccaggccagccgagagacatagtccctccagcgtgtcctgggtcttccccggggcctcctcccggtgggacgtgcccggaacacctcaccagggaggcgtccaggaggcatcctgaccagatgcccgagccacctcaactggctcctctcgatgtgaaggagcagcggctctactctgagtccctcccggatgactgagcttctcaccctatctctaagggagagcccagccaccctacggagaaaacccatttcggccgcttgtatccgcgatctcgttctttcggtcatgacccaaagctcatgaccatagatgagggtgggaacgtagatcgaccggtaaatcgagagcttcgctttttggctcagttctctcttcaccacgacggaccggtacagcgcccgcttggcagcagacgctgcgccaatccgcctgtcgatctcccgctcccttcttcccccattcgtgaacaagatcccgagatacttaaactcctccacttggggcaggacaccccccctgacccggagaaggcactctacccttttccggctcaagaccatggcctcggatttggaggcactgatccccatcccggccgcttcacactcggctgcgaaccgctccagcgagagctgcagatcacgatctgatgaagccaaaaggaccacatcgtctgcgaaaagcagagatgagatcctaaggccaccaaatcggatcccctcaacaccttggctgcgcctagaaattctgtccatgaaagtgatgaacagaatcggtgacaaagggcagccctggcggagtccaactctcaccggaaacgagtccgacttactgccggcaatgcggaccagactctgacaccggtcatacagggacctgacagcccgtatcaaagggcccggtaccccatactcccggagaaccccccacagggctccccgagggacacggtcgaacgccttctccaagtccacaaaacacatgtagactggttgggcgaactcccatgcaccctccaggaccctgccgagggtgtagagctggtccagtgttccacgaccagggcgaaaaccacactgctcttcctgaatccgaggttcgactatccgacggaccctcctctccaggacccctgaatagaccttgccagggaggcttaagagtgtgacccctctataattggagcacaccctccggtccccctttttgaacagggggaccaccaccccagtctgccaatccaggggaactgcccccgatgtccatgcgacattgcagagtcgcgtcaaccaacacaaccccacaacatccagagccttaaggaactccgggcggatctcatccacccccggggccctgccaccgaggagctttttaaccacctcggtgacctcgtccccagagattggagagcccaacccagagtccccaggctctgcttcctcagtggaaggcatgttggtgggattgaggaggtcttcgaagtactctgcccaccggcccacaacgtcccgagtagaggtcagcagcacaccatccccactataaacagtgttggtgctgcaccgcttcccccccctgagacgccggatggtggaccagaatcgcctcgaagccgtacggaagtctttctccatggcctctccaaactcctcccacgcccgagtttttgcctcagcaaccgcccgagccgcatgccgcttcgcccgccggtacccatcagctgcttccggagtcccacaggccaaaaaggcccgataggactccttcttcagcctgacggcatccctcaccgaaggtgtccaccagcgggttcgagggttgccgccgcgacaggcaccgacaaccttgcggccacagctccgatcggccgcctcgacaatggaggcacggaacacggtccactcagactccatgtcccccacctcccccgggacgtgttcgaagttttgccggagatgggagttaaagctccgtctcacaggggattccgccagacgttcccagcagaccctcacaacacgtttgggcctgccaggtctgaccggcttacgcccccaccaccggagccaactcaccaccaggtagtggtcagtggacagctccgcacctctcttcacccgagtgtccaagacatacggccgcagatccgatgaaacgatgacaaagtcgatcatcgaactgcggcctagggtgtcctggtgccaagtgcacatatggacacccttatgcttgaacatggtgttcgttatggacaatccatttgtttacttatttatattaattatttgtcGCTCCTCTGTAGTTTTTAAGCTTTGATGAGGCTAAACTCTtcactgtgattgtttttgttgtgtttgttgtgcTGAGAAAgtttaaatgatcttttttggatgtttttctcttGCAGAGACGAGTGATTCCTGCAAGGTGTGCTGCAAGAAAGACGGGATCTGCTCGCCGTTCACGCAGCAGAATGGCACTTTCCTTTTCCTTCGCAAAGGCAAACCCTGCACTGTGGGATTCTGTGACGGGAACGTGAGTGGGAAAATCTGCATGTTAGCTAGCTGCTTGGACAAGTCTTATGCTCATCtgtagggctgcaactaacttttgttttagtaataaattaatttactgattattcttacaattaatcagataaaatagATTATTAGCTGCcaatatttttatacaatattagaaaaaagcaaataaacaaataatgaaattcctttttaaataagaaaataaaattgttttacacAATATGCAATAATGTTGCATTTCATGATCGTTTTCAGCAAAGATTTAtgtgcagcaaaaaaataaaatatacttctAACAGCTGTATAGTGCTGAtctattgattgttttttgagttaaacatttaataattgaATAGCAAAAGGCGCTTAGGAGATTTTTtctacagaatttgaaccaggtgaagctgaaaCTGCTGCTTAAGGACTTCTGGATacaatatatttacagataaatatatttttttaaatcttaaatttgaaacgtatatatttttgtgcagttttggttTAAGTACTGCTCTGgctatgttgttctttcagctaatagatttttttatagtctgtatgctccagttaGCGATTAAAccattactaaattagttgacgattacttcaataattgattaatcaattaacttttttgtttagtttttctatcATATCctgaagcaaaaaataatttaattaattgtttttgcaTAATCACACGAGTAATTGTGACTAATCacgttttattttgattaagctattactaaattagttgatgattttttcaataattgattaatcattattgAAATATAcatgattaattgtgattaatcatttTTGCATAATCAGgcacaattaatcaattactgaaatattcaTCAACTGATTTAGTAATCATTTTATcgtgattaatcatgattaatcgcgGTTAAGCGTAATTAAattattactaaattagttgacacattatttctataattgattaattgtgattaatcatgCTTAATTGTGTGTGATTGTGATTAATCATGTCCATACAGCTGtcatgattaatcatgattaatctgattaatcgttttagTCCTACTGATTTTGTTGAAAATCTCTtcatcttctttgtttttgtttttccaacatgtcctaaaggaaaaattattttaatatcagattagctttatctttatttaactGATTTCGTTCTTTGATCAATCAGGGCAAATGCATGAAGCAGGTGCAGGATGTAATAGAGAGATTGTGGGATTTCATTGACAAGCTGGACATCAACACGTTTGGTAAGCCGGTCATAAGATCACAATGACAATATTTCCACTAGCGAGTTAATCAAGTTTTACGTCGTTGAGTATTTTAACtatccttttgtttttatccataCAATCAGGGAAGTTCTTGGCTGATAACATCGTGGGGTCAGTCATCGTGTTTTCCCTCGTTTTCTGGATTCCTCTCAGCATCCTGGTTCACTGTGTGGTAAGAaacttttaatctgaattaaATGTGAATCCTTTGTTCCAGCCATTGAAATCACCGTTTGTCTcaccttgttttttgtttctctctgaaGGACAAACGGCTTGATCAGCAGTTTGAAGAAAGCGCAAAGATTTACTTTGCTCCCAGCGTAAGCTCCTTATCTTTTTAATGATTGTTTGCATTCTTGTGCACTCGCCTTGTTGCCACACTAACTAAACTAATCAAAGTCAAAAATGCCTTTTCAAACCCCGACTTCTTTACTAAGCAAGGAAAGAGTGCATGCGCCTGTTGAGAAATCAGTTctttaaagttttgcttttaatttgtttatttgaagaaGCTAAAAAATATGAGTGGATTTTGTGAGCTTTTAATAGTTGGGCCCCTTTCACACCAGATTAACACCAAATTACGACGCTCTTCCCAGGTTTTTGGCAATGTTTTTGTACAATTCTTGCATGTAGGCAGATTATTGTGGTTTTTTATT
It encodes the following:
- the LOC102222153 gene encoding disintegrin and metalloproteinase domain-containing protein 17-like isoform X2 — translated: MMNVVLVVSFACFWVNGVVTSRITSEDNHENEREFETLDSMLSDYEVLSVSGFQLHSVRKRDVHTQSNLERLVSFRALQRNFKLYLTTNTDLFTDDFKAVFVDKNGEEQKYNVSLQNYFTGHVVGEENSHVQAHIDGDEFSAHILMDEAEYNVEPLWRFTNSPVDGRLLVYRSQDIKNLSRIASPEVCGYIHAEADDLLPHSARRQGEHKRLVLENEHQHRVKREDHDHRKNTCPLLLVADYRFFEHMGRGQESTTVNYLIELMDRVDDIYRNTTWNKEFTGYGVQIQQIIINKDPTQPPHNAGSGWVHYNMKNSPVKDQDVWDVKKLLEQFSSDIADAASKVCLAHLFTYQDFDKGTLGLAYVAPPRAHPLGGICSEAYYPSHTAKKPSYLNTGLTSTKNYGKTILTKEADLVTTHELGHNFGAEHDPDNNDCAPSDEKGGKFVMYPIAVSGDHDNNKRFSRCSRDSVAKTLSLKASKCFKERNSKVCGNSRVEEGEDCDPGLLHLINDSCCTPDCKFKPGAICSDRNSPCCRKCRYEAARTKCQEPISATCKGMSFCTGNSSDCPPPENAPDNTVCVDKGRCRNGECNPFCEAEQKLQSCACNETSDSCKVCCKKDGICSPFTQQNGTFLFLRKGKPCTVGFCDGNGKCMKQVQDVIERLWDFIDKLDINTFGKFLADNIVGSVIVFSLVFWIPLSILVHCVDKRLDQQFEESAKIYFAPSTQDMLSNLESTSVRIVKHHQPPSSSSAGRTAPFFQLPQPPTQVRPPAPAAASSTQGPGPSCAASQGSAADLRMATIPEDTSNDSHLAEEARPRDFTTAGVSSSAMKSSYEDLTEQNPSAKERRRLQRQERLESKETEC
- the LOC102222153 gene encoding disintegrin and metalloproteinase domain-containing protein 17-like isoform X1, which gives rise to MMNVVLVVSFACFWVNGVVTSRITSEDNHENEREFETLDSMLSDYEVLSVSGFQLHSVRKRDVHTQSNLERLVSFRALQRNFKLYLTTNTDLFTDDFKAVFVDKNGEEQKYNVSLQNYFTGHVVGEENSHVQAHIDGDEFSAHILMDEAEYNVEPLWRFTNSPVDGRLLVYRSQDIKNLSRIASPEVCGYIHAEADDLLPHSARRQGEHKRLVLENEHQHRVKREDHDHRKNTCPLLLVADYRFFEHMGRGQESTTVNYLIELMDRVDDIYRNTTWNKEFTGYGVQIQQIIINKDPTQPPHNAGSGWVHYNMKNSPVKDQDVWDVKKLLEQFSSDIADAASKVCLAHLFTYQDFDKGTLGLAYVAPPRAHPLGGICSEAYYPSHTAKKPSYLNTGLTSTKNYGKTILTKEADLVTTHELGHNFGAEHDPDNNDCAPSDEKGGKFVMYPIAVSGDHDNNKRFSRCSRDSVAKTLSLKASKCFKERNSKVCGNSRVEEGEDCDPGLLHLINDSCCTPDCKFKPGAICSDRNSPCCRKCRYEAARTKCQEPISATCKGMSFCTGNSSDCPPPENAPDNTVCVDKGRCRNGECNPFCEAEQKLQSCACNETSDSCKVCCKKDGICSPFTQQNGTFLFLRKGKPCTVGFCDGNGKCMKQVQDVIERLWDFIDKLDINTFGKFLADNIVGSVIVFSLVFWIPLSILVHCVDKRLDQQFEESAKIYFAPSQMVEVCNKAPAADSRHAEQPRVNVCAHRQASSASLLLLRRPDRPLLPAPTAADPGPAAGPGRSQQYPGPRPELRRQPGQRRGPADGHHPGGHQQRLSPGRGGAAARFHNRRSLLVGYEILLRGSDRAEPISEGAAAPPEAGAPRK